The following coding sequences lie in one Sorex araneus isolate mSorAra2 chromosome 4, mSorAra2.pri, whole genome shotgun sequence genomic window:
- the ERI2 gene encoding ERI1 exoribonuclease 2 isoform X1 encodes MATKRLARQLGLIRRKAITPTNGNQGKSKCRQLFDYLIVIDFESTCWNDGKRHHDQEIIEFPAVLLNTSTGEVESEFHAYVQPQEHPVLSTFCMELTGIKQAQVDEGVPLKICLSQFSKWIHTIQEQKKIIFDTGVSDLSTSEAKLCAFVTWSDWDLGVCLEYECKRKQLLKPTFLNSWIDLRVTYKQFYRRKPKGLSGALKEVGIEFLGREHSGLDDSRNTALLAWKMIRDGCLMKITRSLNKVPTKKNSNILVRNLNANHVDETSIGKSSIQSVSVNEGESKNEISSHKEVRMKSVGLNSPIKVQQDQLLLKSSVKTGLRSVKSGFSPFNTVSSAPPGQLQSTRVNLPISLRKQEQHGHLAFNTKCKSSTVGSELVLVSTTLSSVNHVSDVEMSSAFDCLPMLADWEDVALLPASQPEQNTDCMPPISDSNIDVSFNSGEGVTVLKDFEMPNHENFQDMEETPQEYETSKSIVYKSSHTTIYNVKEAKDRSSDVSDFKLPECKSNTLNSVHTAISCPSILGNHPGGMKRNSSNPPAFPPAKKQTFTIHEEKPTAHEVSQVRNAGKKIVPSVLNSNVHLRDPWKLGKMTPPLCKCGRRSKRLVVSNNGPNHGKVFYCCPIGKHQENRKCCDYFKWEHTLQKEKTNSRVLSHSPRGHNLSGPETMCNRSLNLSTPNSLRLRPSMRN; translated from the exons ATGGCGACCAAGAGGCTGGCGCG GCAGCTTGGATTAATTAGGAGAAAGGCAATTACACCAACAAATGGAAATCAAGGGAAAAGCAAATGCA GACAGTTGTTTGACTACTTAATAGTCATTGATTTTGAATCGACATGCTGGAATGATGGGAAACGCCACCATGACCAGGAAATAA ttGAATTTCCAGCAGTATTGCTGAACACATCGACTGGAGAAGTTGAATCTGAGTTCCATGCTTATGTTCAACCTCAGGAACATCCAGTGCTTTCCACATTTTGCATGGAACTGACAGGCATCAAGCAG GCTCAAGTTGACGAAGGGGTCCCTCTGAAGATTTGCTTATCTCAGTTTTCTAAATGGATTCATACAATTCAGgaacagaagaaaattatttttgatactgGAGTTTCAGATCTTTCTACTTCTGAAGCAAAATTGTGTGCATTTGTTACTTGGTCAG ATTGGGACTTGGGGGTTTGCCTGGAATATGAGTGTAAAAGAAAACAGCTCTTAAAACCCACATTCTTAAATTCTTGGATTGATCTTAGAGTAACTTACAAG CAATTCTACAGGAGAAAACCAAAAGGACTAAGTGGTGCCCTGAAGGAAGTGGGAATAGAATTCCTAGGACGAGAACATTCCG GGTTGGATGATTCTCGGAATACTGCCCTTCTTGCTTGGAAAATGATCAGGGATGGCTGCCTAATGAAAATAACAAGGTCCTTGAACAAG GTTCCCACTAAGAAGAATTCTAACATTTTGGTTAGAAATTTGAATGCAAATCACGTTGACGAAACTTCAATCGGCAAAAGTAGCATTCAGTCCGTAAGCGTAAATGAAGGGgaatcaaaaaatgaaataagttctCATAAAGAAGTTCGGATGAAGTCAGTTGGTCTGAATTCTCCTATCAAGGTACAGCAAGATCAGTTACTACTAAAAAGCAGTGTAAAAACAGGTCTTCGCAGTGTCAAAAGCGGCTTTTCTCCTTTTAACACTGTATCCTCTGCTCCTCCGGGGCAATTGCAGTCTACCAGAGTGAATTTACCTATTTCTCTGCGGAAGCAAGAACAACATGGACATCTTGCTTTTAATACCAAATGTAAGTCTTCAACAGTTGGTTCAGAATTGGTACTTGTTTCAACTACCCTTTCATCTGTCAATCATGTTTCTGATGTGGAAATGAGTTCTGCTTTTGATTGTCTACCTATGTTGGCCGATTGGGAGGACGTTGCTTTACTTCCAGCCTCTCAGCCTGAGCAAAATACAGACTGTATGCCTCCCATTAGTGACTCAAACATAGATGTCTCATTCAATTCTGGAGAAGGAGTAACGgttttaaaagattttgaaaTGCCAAATCATGAAAACTTTCAAGACATGGAAGAAACTCCTCAGGAATATGAGACTTCTAAGTCTATTGTATATAAAAGTTCTCACACAACTATTTATAATGTGAAAGAAGCCAAAGATCGGAGTTCAGATGTTTCTGACTTTAAATTACCGGAATGTAAATCAAATACTCTGAACAGTGTTCACACTGCTATTTCTTGTCCTTCAATTTTGGGAAATCATCCTGGAGGTATGAAAAGGAATTCATCAAATCCCCCAGCTTTCCCCCCAGCCAAAAAACAGACCTTCACTATTCATGAAGAAAAGCCCACAGCACATGAAGTCTCCCAAGTGAGAAATGCGGGCAAGAAGATTGTCCCCTCTGTCTTAAACTCTAATGTTCATCTACGAGATCCTTGGAAGCTTGGGAAAATGACTCCTCCTTTATGCAAATGTGGCCGAAGGTCTAAAAGACTTGTTGTTTCTAATAATGGACCAAATCATGGGAAAGTCTTCTACTGTTGCCCTATTGGGAAACaccaagaaaacagaaagtgTTGTGATTATTTCAAATGGGAACATACGCTTCAGAAGGAAAAAACCAATAGCAGAGTTCTTTCTCATTCCCCCAGGGGGCATAATTTAAGTGGTCCAGAGACGATGTGTAACAGAAGTTTGAATTTGTCTACCCCAAATTCATTGAGACTTAGACCTTCAATGAGAAATTGA
- the ERI2 gene encoding ERI1 exoribonuclease 2 isoform X2, with the protein MEIKGKANALFDYLIVIDFESTCWNDGKRHHDQEIIEFPAVLLNTSTGEVESEFHAYVQPQEHPVLSTFCMELTGIKQAQVDEGVPLKICLSQFSKWIHTIQEQKKIIFDTGVSDLSTSEAKLCAFVTWSDWDLGVCLEYECKRKQLLKPTFLNSWIDLRVTYKQFYRRKPKGLSGALKEVGIEFLGREHSGLDDSRNTALLAWKMIRDGCLMKITRSLNKVPTKKNSNILVRNLNANHVDETSIGKSSIQSVSVNEGESKNEISSHKEVRMKSVGLNSPIKVQQDQLLLKSSVKTGLRSVKSGFSPFNTVSSAPPGQLQSTRVNLPISLRKQEQHGHLAFNTKCKSSTVGSELVLVSTTLSSVNHVSDVEMSSAFDCLPMLADWEDVALLPASQPEQNTDCMPPISDSNIDVSFNSGEGVTVLKDFEMPNHENFQDMEETPQEYETSKSIVYKSSHTTIYNVKEAKDRSSDVSDFKLPECKSNTLNSVHTAISCPSILGNHPGGMKRNSSNPPAFPPAKKQTFTIHEEKPTAHEVSQVRNAGKKIVPSVLNSNVHLRDPWKLGKMTPPLCKCGRRSKRLVVSNNGPNHGKVFYCCPIGKHQENRKCCDYFKWEHTLQKEKTNSRVLSHSPRGHNLSGPETMCNRSLNLSTPNSLRLRPSMRN; encoded by the exons ATGGAAATCAAGGGAAAAGCAAATGCA TTGTTTGACTACTTAATAGTCATTGATTTTGAATCGACATGCTGGAATGATGGGAAACGCCACCATGACCAGGAAATAA ttGAATTTCCAGCAGTATTGCTGAACACATCGACTGGAGAAGTTGAATCTGAGTTCCATGCTTATGTTCAACCTCAGGAACATCCAGTGCTTTCCACATTTTGCATGGAACTGACAGGCATCAAGCAG GCTCAAGTTGACGAAGGGGTCCCTCTGAAGATTTGCTTATCTCAGTTTTCTAAATGGATTCATACAATTCAGgaacagaagaaaattatttttgatactgGAGTTTCAGATCTTTCTACTTCTGAAGCAAAATTGTGTGCATTTGTTACTTGGTCAG ATTGGGACTTGGGGGTTTGCCTGGAATATGAGTGTAAAAGAAAACAGCTCTTAAAACCCACATTCTTAAATTCTTGGATTGATCTTAGAGTAACTTACAAG CAATTCTACAGGAGAAAACCAAAAGGACTAAGTGGTGCCCTGAAGGAAGTGGGAATAGAATTCCTAGGACGAGAACATTCCG GGTTGGATGATTCTCGGAATACTGCCCTTCTTGCTTGGAAAATGATCAGGGATGGCTGCCTAATGAAAATAACAAGGTCCTTGAACAAG GTTCCCACTAAGAAGAATTCTAACATTTTGGTTAGAAATTTGAATGCAAATCACGTTGACGAAACTTCAATCGGCAAAAGTAGCATTCAGTCCGTAAGCGTAAATGAAGGGgaatcaaaaaatgaaataagttctCATAAAGAAGTTCGGATGAAGTCAGTTGGTCTGAATTCTCCTATCAAGGTACAGCAAGATCAGTTACTACTAAAAAGCAGTGTAAAAACAGGTCTTCGCAGTGTCAAAAGCGGCTTTTCTCCTTTTAACACTGTATCCTCTGCTCCTCCGGGGCAATTGCAGTCTACCAGAGTGAATTTACCTATTTCTCTGCGGAAGCAAGAACAACATGGACATCTTGCTTTTAATACCAAATGTAAGTCTTCAACAGTTGGTTCAGAATTGGTACTTGTTTCAACTACCCTTTCATCTGTCAATCATGTTTCTGATGTGGAAATGAGTTCTGCTTTTGATTGTCTACCTATGTTGGCCGATTGGGAGGACGTTGCTTTACTTCCAGCCTCTCAGCCTGAGCAAAATACAGACTGTATGCCTCCCATTAGTGACTCAAACATAGATGTCTCATTCAATTCTGGAGAAGGAGTAACGgttttaaaagattttgaaaTGCCAAATCATGAAAACTTTCAAGACATGGAAGAAACTCCTCAGGAATATGAGACTTCTAAGTCTATTGTATATAAAAGTTCTCACACAACTATTTATAATGTGAAAGAAGCCAAAGATCGGAGTTCAGATGTTTCTGACTTTAAATTACCGGAATGTAAATCAAATACTCTGAACAGTGTTCACACTGCTATTTCTTGTCCTTCAATTTTGGGAAATCATCCTGGAGGTATGAAAAGGAATTCATCAAATCCCCCAGCTTTCCCCCCAGCCAAAAAACAGACCTTCACTATTCATGAAGAAAAGCCCACAGCACATGAAGTCTCCCAAGTGAGAAATGCGGGCAAGAAGATTGTCCCCTCTGTCTTAAACTCTAATGTTCATCTACGAGATCCTTGGAAGCTTGGGAAAATGACTCCTCCTTTATGCAAATGTGGCCGAAGGTCTAAAAGACTTGTTGTTTCTAATAATGGACCAAATCATGGGAAAGTCTTCTACTGTTGCCCTATTGGGAAACaccaagaaaacagaaagtgTTGTGATTATTTCAAATGGGAACATACGCTTCAGAAGGAAAAAACCAATAGCAGAGTTCTTTCTCATTCCCCCAGGGGGCATAATTTAAGTGGTCCAGAGACGATGTGTAACAGAAGTTTGAATTTGTCTACCCCAAATTCATTGAGACTTAGACCTTCAATGAGAAATTGA